In Actinobacillus indolicus, a single genomic region encodes these proteins:
- the oxyR gene encoding DNA-binding transcriptional regulator OxyR, with product MNIRDLEYLIALADFKHFRKAADACNVSQPTLSGQIRKLEDELGTILLERTSRKVLFTQAGLMLVEQAKVILREVKVLKEMASNQGREMSGPLHIGIIPTLGPYLSPIILPHFKSLFPELELYIYELQTSTLVEQLESGQLDCGILAFDKDSQPFIEVPMFHEKMLLAVSNEHEWANEEIIPLSKLRDKEMLMLDNGHCLRTQTMDYCFSSGATENTHFKASSLETLRNMVAANVGIAFIPELAAHSGSSNDLTYLHFSEPEPYRAVGLIYRPGSPLRLRYERLAKEIKQLVEQRK from the coding sequence ATGAACATTCGAGATTTAGAATATTTAATTGCCCTCGCTGATTTTAAACATTTTAGAAAAGCAGCGGATGCTTGTAATGTCAGTCAGCCAACATTAAGTGGACAAATTCGTAAATTAGAAGATGAATTAGGTACAATTCTATTAGAAAGAACGAGCCGTAAGGTATTGTTTACTCAAGCAGGATTAATGCTAGTAGAACAAGCTAAAGTGATCTTACGTGAAGTAAAAGTACTTAAAGAAATGGCGAGCAATCAAGGTCGGGAAATGTCTGGTCCGCTACATATCGGCATTATTCCAACCCTAGGTCCTTATTTATCCCCTATTATTTTACCGCACTTCAAATCATTATTTCCTGAACTGGAATTGTACATTTATGAATTACAAACCTCCACATTGGTCGAACAACTCGAATCAGGACAATTAGATTGCGGTATTTTAGCTTTTGATAAAGACAGTCAACCATTTATCGAAGTCCCTATGTTCCATGAAAAAATGTTATTAGCGGTTTCTAATGAACATGAATGGGCAAATGAAGAAATCATCCCGTTATCTAAGTTACGTGATAAAGAAATGCTTATGTTAGATAATGGTCATTGTTTAAGAACACAAACTATGGATTATTGCTTTTCAAGTGGGGCAACAGAAAATACTCATTTTAAAGCGAGTAGCTTAGAAACCTTGCGTAATATGGTTGCAGCTAATGTGGGTATTGCATTTATACCTGAGTTAGCAGCACATTCAGGAAGTAGTAATGATCTAACCTATTTACATTTCAGTGAGCCTGAGCCATATCGTGCAGTAGGTCTTATTTATCGTCCTGGTTCGCCATTGCGCCTACGTTACGAGCGTCTAGCAAAAGAAATTAAGCAACTTGTGGAACAAAGAAAATGA
- a CDS encoding IS1595 family transposase codes for MKITRCKLSKKVQIKLLEFFVAQVTARTASDLLGIQHNSAALFYRKIRLVIEYNLNLEAHTLFDGEVELDESYFGGIRKGKRGRGAGGKTAVFGLLKRNGKVYTVVVKDTKQSTLMPIISSKIKPDSIVYTDGYRSYNALDVSEFKHFRINHSKEFVKDHNHINGIENFWSQAKRVLRKYNGIDKKNFHLFIKECEFRFNYSTPSNQLKILRKWCGI; via the coding sequence ATGAAGATAACTCGTTGTAAATTAAGTAAAAAAGTTCAAATAAAACTGCTTGAATTTTTTGTTGCACAAGTTACTGCTAGAACAGCAAGTGATTTGCTTGGCATTCAGCACAATTCAGCAGCTTTATTTTACCGCAAAATCAGACTTGTGATAGAATATAATCTCAACCTTGAAGCTCACACTTTGTTTGATGGCGAAGTAGAGCTTGATGAAAGCTACTTCGGTGGCATTCGCAAAGGCAAGCGAGGTCGTGGAGCTGGTGGCAAAACAGCTGTATTTGGTCTTTTGAAGCGTAATGGCAAGGTTTATACTGTTGTTGTAAAAGATACCAAGCAAAGTACCTTAATGCCTATCATCTCAAGCAAAATCAAGCCAGATAGCATCGTTTACACAGATGGTTACAGAAGCTATAATGCTCTTGATGTGAGTGAGTTTAAACACTTTCGCATCAATCATTCCAAAGAGTTTGTCAAAGATCACAACCACATCAATGGCATTGAAAATTTCTGGTCTCAAGCCAAACGAGTACTTAGAAAATACAATGGCATTGACAAGAAAAACTTCCATCTTTTTATCAAAGAATGTGAGTTTAGATTTAACTACAGCACACCATCTAATCAGCTTAAAATATTGAGAAAATGGTGTGGGATTTAG
- a CDS encoding protein disulfide oxidoreductase, with amino-acid sequence MKKQTLIARFIKHILLLGSMFIILSVIMDWYRKPTAPTQFSEQVLYDIHQRPKVIAQLSHEKPLLLYFWGSWCKFCEFTSPAVSQLTQENANILAIALKSGNDDEVKQYMEEHQYSFATINDPTGEFSKSWDIQATPTLVIIKDGKMISHTTGFSTYWGIKTRLWLADWVR; translated from the coding sequence ATGAAAAAACAGACGTTAATTGCCCGATTTATTAAACATATTCTTCTTTTGGGTAGTATGTTTATTATCTTAAGTGTGATTATGGATTGGTATCGCAAACCTACCGCACCAACCCAATTTTCAGAACAAGTACTTTATGATATTCATCAGCGACCTAAAGTTATTGCACAACTAAGCCATGAAAAACCGCTTTTGCTTTATTTCTGGGGCAGTTGGTGTAAGTTCTGTGAATTTACCTCACCCGCTGTTTCTCAACTTACGCAAGAAAATGCCAATATATTAGCGATCGCACTCAAATCAGGAAATGATGATGAAGTAAAGCAATATATGGAAGAGCATCAATATAGTTTCGCCACTATCAATGATCCAACAGGGGAATTTTCAAAAAGCTGGGATATTCAGGCTACACCAACCTTAGTCATCATAAAAGATGGAAAAATGATAAGTCATACTACGGGGTTCTCAACCTATTGGGGAATAAAGACTCGGCTATGGCTAGCGGATTGGGTTAGATAA
- the ubiB gene encoding ubiquinone biosynthesis regulatory protein kinase UbiB, with translation MNIKNLRRLYHIIHTFLRYGIDEVIPDIPLTRGIRCGRKSLFWVKNQYPNEPFGVRLRLALQELGPVWIKLGQMLSTRRDLFEPELADQLALLQDSVEAFDGKLARRLIEETLGDKLEKWFDDFDETALASASIAQVHTAKFNQNQPLAGKEVVLKVLRPEIDCVIKDDLALMYRLASWIPRLNKEGRRLRPMEVVREYEKTLLDELDLRKEMANAIRLRNNFENSEMLYVPEMYQDFCHRNVIVMERIYGIPVANIDELKANGTDMKLLAERGVQVFFTQVFRDSFFHADMHPGNIFVNPNHPENPQYIGIDCGIVGTLNQNDKRYLAESFVAFFNRDYRRVALMHVESGWTPSDTDIDAFEEAFREVCEPIFAKPLSEISFGHVLLNLFTVARKFNMEVQPQLVLLQKTLLYIEGLGRQVYPQLDLWQTAKPFLQDWLNEQVGFKAMWRDLKQRAPQFREHFAEFPEAMFQALQQQKQINFRLNEINQSLKAQRNNTGFSRLMILGVAIAGTFWKFETLPLWVSVPLLVVEFGLLIKMLK, from the coding sequence ATGAACATCAAAAACCTGCGTCGTCTTTATCACATTATTCACACTTTTCTCCGCTATGGTATTGATGAGGTGATACCAGATATTCCGCTAACACGGGGGATTCGTTGTGGGCGGAAATCCTTGTTTTGGGTAAAAAATCAATATCCGAACGAGCCTTTTGGCGTGCGTTTACGCCTTGCTTTGCAAGAGCTTGGGCCTGTGTGGATTAAGCTGGGGCAGATGCTTTCTACTCGTCGAGATCTGTTTGAACCTGAATTAGCAGATCAGCTTGCGTTGCTACAAGATTCTGTTGAAGCCTTTGATGGAAAACTAGCTCGTCGTTTAATTGAAGAGACTCTAGGTGATAAGCTGGAAAAATGGTTTGATGATTTTGATGAAACCGCATTGGCTTCTGCGTCTATTGCTCAAGTGCATACAGCAAAATTCAATCAAAACCAACCGCTTGCAGGTAAAGAAGTGGTATTAAAAGTCCTTCGCCCAGAGATTGATTGTGTAATTAAGGACGATTTAGCCTTGATGTACCGTTTGGCGAGTTGGATTCCACGTTTAAATAAAGAAGGCAGACGTTTACGTCCTATGGAAGTGGTGCGTGAGTATGAAAAAACGCTGTTAGACGAACTTGATCTTCGCAAAGAAATGGCGAATGCTATCCGCTTGCGTAATAATTTTGAAAACAGCGAAATGCTCTATGTGCCTGAAATGTATCAAGATTTTTGCCATAGAAATGTGATTGTGATGGAACGGATTTATGGTATTCCTGTGGCAAATATTGATGAACTCAAAGCCAACGGCACAGATATGAAACTGCTTGCCGAACGTGGTGTACAGGTGTTTTTTACGCAGGTTTTCCGTGATAGCTTTTTTCACGCCGATATGCACCCTGGTAACATTTTTGTGAACCCAAATCACCCCGAAAATCCACAATATATCGGGATTGATTGCGGTATTGTTGGCACTTTAAATCAGAACGATAAACGTTACCTTGCCGAAAGTTTTGTTGCTTTTTTCAATCGTGATTATCGCCGAGTTGCGTTGATGCACGTTGAGTCAGGTTGGACACCGTCGGATACCGATATTGATGCTTTTGAGGAAGCCTTCCGAGAAGTCTGTGAACCGATTTTTGCTAAACCCCTTTCGGAAATTTCGTTTGGACACGTTTTATTGAATTTGTTTACCGTTGCTCGTAAATTCAATATGGAAGTACAGCCACAATTGGTGTTATTGCAAAAAACATTGCTTTATATTGAAGGATTAGGCAGACAGGTTTATCCGCAGTTAGATTTATGGCAAACCGCTAAGCCGTTTTTGCAAGATTGGTTGAATGAACAGGTGGGCTTTAAAGCAATGTGGCGAGATCTAAAACAGCGAGCTCCGCAATTTAGAGAGCATTTTGCCGAGTTCCCTGAAGCGATGTTTCAGGCCTTACAACAACAAAAACAGATTAATTTCCGTTTAAATGAAATCAATCAAAGTCTGAAAGCGCAGCGTAATAACACGGGCTTTTCTCGTTTGATGATTTTAGGTGTGGCGATTGCTGGTACGTTTTGGAAGTTTGAAACGTTGCCGTTGTGGGTGAGTGTGCCGTTGCTTGTGGTAGAATTTGGATTATTGATTAAAATGCTTAAATAA
- a CDS encoding ubiquinone biosynthesis accessory factor UbiJ: MKTLLQQLMLPQFALGALETAFNHLIERSPQTSPMLRKLAGKILKIQLNQPNIILFVIFSENRADWLANYEGEVDCAVSLDATVLPKLADKSKLSELINNKALILTGDIQVLQHFSQLLDELEKDPAELLSRFIGDVPAQASTDFAKGIFTKVKNQFVQDSQHLVDNLTTERPVLVHRLQVVDFCDQVKELEQQAVRLEQKFAKLGM, encoded by the coding sequence ATGAAAACGTTATTACAACAGTTGATGTTACCGCAATTTGCGTTAGGGGCATTGGAAACGGCGTTTAATCATTTGATTGAACGTTCACCCCAAACATCGCCGATGTTACGCAAACTTGCAGGGAAAATTCTTAAAATTCAGTTAAATCAACCGAATATTATACTTTTTGTGATTTTCAGTGAAAACCGTGCGGATTGGTTGGCGAATTATGAGGGTGAAGTTGATTGTGCCGTGAGCCTTGATGCGACAGTTCTCCCAAAACTGGCGGATAAAAGTAAACTGAGTGAGTTGATTAATAATAAAGCACTGATTTTGACGGGCGATATTCAAGTATTACAGCATTTTTCACAGTTACTTGACGAGTTGGAAAAAGATCCTGCGGAATTGCTCTCACGTTTTATCGGTGATGTACCGGCTCAGGCTTCAACGGATTTCGCCAAAGGTATTTTTACCAAGGTGAAAAATCAGTTTGTGCAAGACAGTCAGCACCTTGTCGATAACCTGACTACCGAACGCCCTGTGCTTGTTCATCGTTTGCAAGTAGTTGATTTTTGCGATCAGGTAAAAGAGTTGGAACAACAAGCGGTACGATTAGAGCAAAAATTTGCAAAATTGGGAATGTAA
- the ubiE gene encoding bifunctional demethylmenaquinone methyltransferase/2-methoxy-6-polyprenyl-1,4-benzoquinol methylase UbiE translates to MNDAQQSQQPQSETTHFGFKTVAKEEKQQLVANVFHSVAGKYDLMNDLLSFGIHRVWKRFTIDCSGVRKGQKVLDLAGGTGDFTAKFSRIVGETGEVVLADINSSMLEVGREKLRNLGVVGNVNYVQANAECLPFADNTFDCIVISFGLRNVTDKDKALRSMFRVLKPGGRLLVLEFSKPIIDPISQVYNFYSFNILPKVGEVVVNDADSYRYLAESIRMHPKQDELKGMMENAGFENVGYYNLSAGIVALHRGYKF, encoded by the coding sequence ATGAACGACGCTCAACAATCTCAACAACCACAATCAGAAACCACCCATTTTGGCTTTAAAACCGTTGCCAAAGAAGAAAAACAGCAGTTAGTCGCCAATGTATTCCATAGTGTTGCAGGCAAATATGATTTAATGAACGATCTGCTCTCTTTTGGTATTCACCGTGTGTGGAAGCGTTTTACCATTGATTGCAGTGGGGTGCGAAAAGGGCAGAAAGTGTTGGATTTAGCAGGGGGAACGGGGGATTTTACCGCTAAATTTTCTCGTATTGTTGGCGAAACAGGCGAAGTCGTACTTGCCGATATTAACAGCTCAATGTTGGAAGTCGGGCGTGAAAAATTGCGGAATTTGGGCGTTGTCGGCAATGTGAATTATGTGCAAGCGAATGCAGAGTGCCTGCCGTTTGCGGATAACACCTTTGATTGCATTGTGATTAGCTTCGGTTTGCGTAATGTTACTGATAAAGATAAGGCGTTACGTTCAATGTTCCGTGTGTTGAAACCTGGCGGACGTTTGCTAGTGTTGGAATTTTCTAAGCCGATTATCGATCCGATTAGCCAAGTTTATAACTTCTATTCATTTAATATTCTGCCGAAAGTGGGCGAAGTGGTCGTTAATGATGCCGACAGCTATCGCTACCTTGCCGAGTCTATTCGTATGCACCCGAAACAAGACGAGTTAAAGGGAATGATGGAAAATGCAGGGTTTGAAAATGTCGGTTATTACAATTTAAGTGCTGGGATTGTGGCATTGCACCGTGGGTACAAATTTTAA
- the hemG gene encoding menaquinone-dependent protoporphyrinogen IX dehydrogenase, translated as MKTAILYLTRDGQTKKIAEYLAQALNGDTTLISLRDVPQPSAEQLAQFDCIIIGASIRYGHFDPILEPFIQQHYALLNQKKSAFFSVNLTARKANRNTPETNVYTRKLLSRIQWKPNLVEVIAGALFYPRYAFFDRFMIRFIMKITKGDTDTSKEYEYTDWQKVSQFAEQIRKLS; from the coding sequence ATGAAAACGGCAATTCTCTATCTTACCCGTGACGGACAAACTAAAAAAATTGCGGAATATCTTGCTCAAGCACTCAATGGTGACACAACGCTTATCTCTTTGCGTGATGTACCGCAACCATCAGCCGAACAACTTGCACAGTTTGACTGTATTATCATCGGGGCTTCTATTCGTTATGGGCATTTTGATCCGATTTTAGAGCCCTTTATTCAGCAACACTATGCTCTACTCAATCAAAAGAAATCTGCATTTTTTAGCGTCAATCTGACCGCTCGCAAAGCCAATCGCAATACGCCAGAAACCAATGTTTATACCCGTAAATTACTCAGCCGTATTCAATGGAAACCGAATTTAGTGGAAGTGATTGCAGGGGCGTTGTTCTATCCACGCTATGCCTTTTTCGACCGCTTTATGATCCGCTTTATTATGAAAATCACTAAAGGCGATACGGATACCAGCAAAGAGTATGAATATACCGATTGGCAAAAAGTTAGCCAATTTGCTGAACAGATTCGTAAATTAAGTTAA
- the mscL gene encoding large-conductance mechanosensitive channel protein MscL — protein sequence MSILKEFREFAVKGNVVDLAVGVIIGGAFGKIVSSLVSDVVMPPIGLLIGGVDFKDLAVVLKEAQNGAEAVTLKYGAFLQNVFDFLIIAMAVFAMVKIINNLKKAPAPEPEKPAEPSAEEKLLTEIRDLLKNK from the coding sequence ATGAGTATTTTAAAAGAGTTCCGTGAATTTGCGGTAAAAGGTAACGTTGTTGATTTAGCTGTCGGTGTGATCATCGGTGGTGCTTTCGGTAAAATCGTTTCATCTTTAGTGAGCGATGTCGTTATGCCACCAATTGGCTTATTAATTGGCGGTGTAGATTTTAAAGACCTTGCAGTCGTATTAAAAGAAGCACAAAACGGTGCTGAAGCGGTAACTTTAAAATACGGTGCATTTTTACAAAACGTATTTGATTTCTTAATTATTGCAATGGCGGTATTTGCAATGGTTAAAATTATTAACAACTTGAAAAAAGCACCTGCTCCAGAGCCAGAAAAACCAGCAGAACCAAGTGCTGAAGAGAAATTGTTAACTGAAATTCGTGATTTATTAAAAAATAAATAA
- the cysK gene encoding cysteine synthase A, whose protein sequence is MTIYADNSETIGNTPLVRLKNFGQNGNLLVKVESRNPSFSVKCRIGANMVWQAEKDGILTKDKEIVDATSGNTGIALAYVAAARGYKLTLTMPETMSIERRRLLRGLGATLVLTEGAKGMKGAIAKAEEIIASDPNRYIMLKQFENPANPAIHQQTTGPEIWNATEGNIDVFVAGVGTGGTITGVSRYIKQDKGKQIISVAVEPAESPVITQTLNGEEVKPGPHKIQGIGAGFIPKNLDLSLIDRVEQVDSETAIATARRLLAEEGILVGISSGAAVAAADRLAKLPEFANKTIVAILPSASERYLSTLLFEGIEA, encoded by the coding sequence ATGACTATCTATGCAGACAACTCAGAAACAATTGGCAACACTCCCCTTGTTCGTTTAAAAAATTTTGGGCAGAACGGAAACTTGTTAGTTAAAGTCGAATCTCGTAACCCAAGTTTTAGTGTGAAATGCCGTATCGGTGCGAACATGGTATGGCAAGCAGAGAAAGACGGTATTTTAACCAAAGATAAAGAAATAGTAGATGCAACCAGCGGTAACACAGGGATCGCTTTAGCTTATGTTGCCGCAGCGCGTGGTTATAAATTAACCTTAACTATGCCTGAGACCATGAGTATTGAACGTCGTCGTTTATTGCGTGGCTTAGGGGCGACCTTAGTGTTAACCGAAGGGGCTAAGGGAATGAAAGGGGCGATTGCAAAAGCGGAAGAAATTATTGCAAGCGATCCAAACCGTTACATTATGCTTAAACAGTTTGAAAACCCAGCAAACCCAGCGATTCACCAACAAACCACAGGCCCAGAAATTTGGAATGCGACGGAAGGCAATATTGATGTTTTCGTTGCAGGTGTGGGCACAGGCGGTACGATCACAGGGGTAAGCCGTTACATTAAACAAGATAAAGGTAAACAGATCATCAGTGTCGCGGTTGAGCCAGCGGAATCACCAGTGATTACCCAAACATTAAATGGCGAAGAAGTAAAACCAGGTCCACATAAAATTCAAGGTATCGGCGCAGGTTTTATCCCGAAAAATTTGGATCTCAGTTTAATTGACCGTGTTGAGCAGGTTGATAGTGAAACAGCTATTGCAACAGCACGTCGCTTACTTGCAGAAGAAGGTATTTTAGTGGGGATTTCTTCTGGTGCAGCGGTGGCGGCTGCCGATCGTTTAGCCAAACTCCCTGAGTTTGCAAATAAAACGATTGTCGCGATTTTACCTTCTGCTTCAGAGCGTTATTTAAGTACCTTACTATTTGAAGGTATTGAAGCTTAA
- a CDS encoding ribonuclease T2 family protein, whose product MKKTTSPKNRTLQQLIALIVIAIFAVFTWLNNEEKANKSTASTTLNTSTKTTETQAKSAPSSDVSIPDQLGNYDTKMANDNLGQNKNAPVDYYMLALSWSPSFCETQRNKNNGEVPKHLAFQCNQAAQLGWVIHGLWPQAANARSASDHPRFCQGDLPKLPEDLIKQYMPESPGANLLQGQWEKHGACAFNNASDYFAKQKQLFRSLNLPGQELSRKELFAWMKKFNPQLKDAYLGASKNELYICYDKSWNVMDCPR is encoded by the coding sequence ATGAAAAAGACAACTTCACCTAAAAATAGAACGCTACAACAGCTGATTGCGCTAATTGTTATTGCTATCTTTGCAGTCTTTACGTGGCTAAATAATGAAGAAAAAGCCAATAAAAGCACAGCTTCAACGACTTTAAATACATCAACAAAAACCACAGAAACTCAGGCAAAGTCTGCACCATCATCAGATGTCTCTATTCCAGATCAATTAGGCAACTATGATACCAAAATGGCGAATGACAATTTGGGGCAAAATAAAAATGCACCTGTCGATTACTACATGCTTGCACTCTCGTGGTCACCGAGTTTTTGCGAAACGCAACGTAATAAAAATAACGGCGAAGTCCCGAAACATCTGGCATTCCAATGTAATCAGGCTGCACAGTTAGGTTGGGTGATTCACGGATTATGGCCACAAGCTGCCAATGCTCGTTCAGCATCCGATCACCCACGATTCTGTCAAGGCGACTTACCGAAATTGCCTGAAGATCTAATCAAACAATATATGCCAGAATCACCGGGGGCAAATCTGTTGCAAGGGCAATGGGAAAAACACGGTGCTTGTGCTTTCAATAACGCCAGCGATTATTTTGCCAAACAAAAACAGCTATTCCGTAGCCTAAACCTACCGGGGCAAGAACTTTCTCGTAAAGAGCTCTTTGCGTGGATGAAAAAATTCAACCCGCAATTAAAAGATGCTTATCTTGGAGCGAGTAAAAACGAACTCTATATTTGTTACGATAAAAGCTGGAATGTGATGGATTGCCCACGTTAA
- a CDS encoding SprT family zinc-dependent metalloprotease, whose translation MQFRMLKMQVQRQLKRDLEKANNYFQTCFVEPTVTYTVRGQKAGVAYLQQNEIRLNPILLEENGAEFVSQVVPHELAHLLVYQRFGRVQPHGKEWKIMMEQVLGVPAETYHCFDTTNVSGQQFPYRCGCQTHQLSLRRHNAIVKHGRSYICKKCKQTLIACD comes from the coding sequence ATGCAATTTCGAATGCTTAAAATGCAGGTTCAACGTCAACTAAAACGGGATTTGGAAAAAGCGAATAACTATTTCCAAACCTGTTTTGTTGAGCCTACGGTAACTTATACAGTACGTGGGCAAAAAGCAGGCGTTGCTTATTTGCAACAAAATGAAATTCGGCTTAATCCGATTTTATTAGAAGAAAATGGGGCTGAATTTGTTTCGCAAGTCGTGCCCCACGAGTTAGCACACTTATTAGTCTATCAACGATTCGGGCGAGTTCAACCCCATGGAAAAGAGTGGAAAATAATGATGGAACAGGTGCTTGGCGTACCAGCGGAAACCTATCATTGCTTTGATACCACCAATGTCAGCGGACAACAATTCCCCTACCGTTGCGGATGTCAAACTCATCAACTCTCTTTACGTCGGCATAACGCTATCGTAAAACATGGTCGCAGTTACATTTGCAAAAAGTGCAAACAGACTTTAATTGCCTGCGATTAA
- the fhuF gene encoding siderophore-iron reductase FhuF, with translation MNLLFSCSELNTLRQNLFSERLKHCRYLLAFVEKPEKISNAMFFQQFYHSALPTHFSALLAEPQKATISIWQRYWLNGFIMHWVWLLHKHQMHLVLSEQGTALDLTTSGKIKGFLINLSYTPVRQVRNQSDILHAYQQLKQFLSPIFNRLTAVSRLNEAVFWHNCANLIEFSLKELEAEGIDVSETYRQILLEKKWTEYEWSPFYNAVEYISFPELPFPQPVRLRKVCCHAHLDSKNDYCGNCPKLKKLSKEELSGLVKKWG, from the coding sequence ATGAATTTACTTTTTAGTTGCTCGGAACTGAACACACTTCGCCAGAACTTATTTTCAGAACGCCTGAAACATTGTCGCTACCTGCTGGCTTTTGTGGAAAAGCCCGAAAAAATCTCCAATGCAATGTTTTTTCAGCAGTTTTATCATTCTGCATTACCAACGCATTTTTCAGCACTGTTAGCCGAACCGCAAAAAGCCACCATTTCAATCTGGCAACGCTATTGGCTTAATGGTTTTATTATGCACTGGGTTTGGTTATTACATAAACACCAGATGCATCTTGTACTGAGCGAGCAAGGAACAGCTTTAGATCTAACAACAAGCGGTAAGATCAAGGGATTTCTTATCAACTTAAGCTACACGCCTGTGCGACAAGTACGCAATCAAAGCGACATTCTCCACGCTTATCAACAGTTAAAACAATTTCTTTCACCGATTTTTAACCGCTTAACTGCAGTCAGCCGTTTAAATGAAGCGGTATTTTGGCATAACTGTGCTAACTTGATTGAATTTAGCTTGAAAGAGTTAGAAGCGGAAGGCATTGATGTGAGTGAAACCTATCGCCAAATTCTGCTTGAAAAGAAATGGACGGAATATGAATGGTCGCCATTTTATAATGCTGTTGAATATATTTCTTTTCCTGAATTGCCTTTTCCACAGCCTGTCCGCTTACGAAAAGTCTGTTGCCACGCCCATTTAGACAGCAAAAATGATTACTGTGGCAACTGCCCGAAATTGAAAAAACTGTCGAAAGAGGAATTATCTGGGCTGGTGAAAAAGTGGGGTTAA
- a CDS encoding ABC transporter ATP-binding protein, with translation MFVVKQASFAIPNRTLLQPISVQFEQGKVYGLIGHNGSGKSTLIKLLAKQQPLSSGEILFDNQPLDAWSNREFAKRVAYLPQHLPQATNLTAKELIAMGRYAWNGLFGRQTAQDKQAIERALALTHTEKFADQLVDVLSGGERSRIWLAMLLAQQSQFLLLDEPLAALDIAHQVEVMELIQQLSRELNLGVIIVIHDINLASRYCDHLVALHSGKLLAEGNSQQIINTPSLKAIYGIELNVINHPETGRPVSFY, from the coding sequence ATGTTTGTGGTTAAACAGGCAAGTTTTGCCATTCCAAATCGTACGCTGTTACAGCCGATTTCGGTGCAATTTGAACAAGGAAAAGTGTATGGATTGATCGGGCATAACGGCTCAGGCAAATCCACTTTAATCAAATTGCTTGCCAAACAGCAACCGCTTTCATCGGGTGAAATTCTTTTTGATAACCAACCGCTTGACGCTTGGTCAAACCGTGAGTTTGCTAAACGTGTCGCTTATCTTCCGCAACATCTTCCGCAAGCAACCAACTTAACCGCAAAAGAGCTAATTGCAATGGGGCGTTATGCGTGGAACGGGCTTTTTGGTCGTCAAACGGCTCAAGACAAGCAGGCGATTGAGCGTGCTTTAGCTCTGACACATACCGAAAAATTTGCCGATCAGCTAGTCGATGTACTCTCGGGTGGCGAACGTTCTCGTATTTGGCTGGCAATGTTGCTGGCACAGCAAAGTCAATTTTTGCTGTTAGATGAACCTTTAGCTGCGTTAGATATTGCTCATCAAGTGGAAGTAATGGAACTGATCCAGCAACTGAGCCGAGAGCTGAATTTAGGCGTGATTATTGTGATCCACGATATTAACCTTGCTTCTCGCTACTGCGATCATCTTGTCGCCCTACATAGTGGCAAGCTACTTGCTGAAGGCAACTCTCAACAAATTATCAATACCCCGTCTTTAAAGGCGATTTATGGGATTGAGCTGAATGTGATCAACCACCCTGAAACGGGCAGACCAGTGAGTTTTTATTAA